One stretch of Pseudoramibacter sp. DNA includes these proteins:
- a CDS encoding aspartate kinase codes for MNTIVQKYGGTSMGTIARIQNVAKRIIAKKEQGNRMVVVVSAMGKSTDHLVEMAYAVNDKPPKREMDMLLATGEQVSISMLSMALDEMGYKAISFTGPQVGIRTEGLHGRARIMDIDKTKIVEALDEDKIVIVAGFQGVNENDDITTLGRGGSDTSAVALSVVLGCPCEIYTDVDGIYGVDPRLYPPAKKLDVVSYDEMLEMASLGAGVMNPRAIELGRKYNADILVASSIHKVPGTLITANITEQAKDITGLAVYDDEMMVSIKDVPYRSDVSAQLFADLAEAGINVDMISQTKPVNDLMHLSFSLSNEDRDLLDRVLPAFQTKYPGTEVTIREDTVKMSVVGSGMKIHSGVASRFFKLLSEQQFPILMVTTSDIRISCMIPEEAKERAVMAVADGFEL; via the coding sequence ATGAATACGATCGTTCAAAAATACGGCGGAACGTCGATGGGCACCATCGCCAGAATTCAGAACGTGGCCAAACGGATTATTGCGAAAAAGGAACAGGGCAACCGTATGGTGGTCGTGGTTTCTGCGATGGGCAAAAGCACCGACCATCTGGTGGAAATGGCCTACGCGGTGAACGACAAGCCGCCGAAGCGGGAAATGGACATGCTCCTTGCCACTGGGGAACAGGTGTCGATTTCGATGCTGTCCATGGCCCTCGATGAAATGGGCTACAAGGCCATTTCGTTCACCGGTCCCCAGGTGGGCATCCGCACTGAAGGCCTCCACGGCCGCGCCCGGATCATGGACATCGACAAGACAAAAATCGTCGAAGCCTTAGACGAAGACAAAATCGTCATCGTGGCCGGTTTCCAGGGCGTCAACGAAAATGACGACATCACGACGCTGGGCCGCGGGGGATCGGATACGTCTGCCGTGGCGCTGTCTGTGGTGCTGGGCTGCCCGTGTGAAATCTACACGGATGTGGACGGCATTTACGGCGTCGACCCCAGACTCTACCCGCCTGCAAAAAAACTGGACGTGGTCAGCTACGACGAAATGCTGGAAATGGCCAGCCTCGGCGCCGGGGTCATGAACCCGAGAGCCATCGAACTGGGCCGCAAATACAACGCGGACATCCTTGTGGCGTCGAGTATTCACAAGGTGCCGGGGACGTTGATCACCGCCAACATCACCGAACAGGCCAAGGACATCACGGGCCTCGCGGTGTACGACGACGAAATGATGGTGTCGATCAAAGACGTGCCTTACCGCTCAGACGTCTCGGCGCAGCTCTTTGCCGATCTCGCAGAAGCGGGCATCAACGTCGACATGATCAGCCAGACGAAGCCGGTGAACGATCTCATGCACTTGTCATTTTCCCTGTCCAACGAAGACCGGGATTTGTTGGACCGTGTGCTTCCCGCCTTCCAGACGAAATACCCGGGGACGGAAGTCACCATTCGCGAAGACACTGTGAAGATGTCCGTGGTCGGCAGCGGAATGAAGATTCACAGCGGCGTCGCCAGCCGTTTCTTCAAGCTTTTAAGCGAACAGCAGTTCCCGATTCTGATGGTCACCACATCCGACATCCGCATTTCCTGCATGATCCCGGAAGAAGCGAAGGAACGCGCGGTGATGGCAGTCGCTGACGGCTTTGAATTATAA
- a CDS encoding serine O-acetyltransferase, whose product MSRAFNKQINTLNQEMVQIYRNDNAYISYTSAALPQRSAMIEILNEIRKLFYPRHYGDRQLFDCTIRYYIGNLMMSIEERLHHQVRLALLRANDTKPNDAKEDPEAIDEQASAISCEFMSRLPKVRQMLTMDVQAAYDGDPAASDLDEIVLTYPGIFTMMVYRLAHELYTMHVPILPRMMTEYAHSRTGIDINPGAVIGKYFFMDHGTGIVIGETTEIGDYVKLYQGVTLGALSTRGGQRLRGKKRHPTIGDRVTIYSNASVLGGETVIGHDTIIGGNCFITEPIPACSRVFIKNPDLTIEKGLDHRTGTEIPNPDAEPELVD is encoded by the coding sequence TTGAGCAGAGCATTTAACAAGCAGATCAATACGCTGAACCAGGAGATGGTTCAGATTTACCGAAACGACAACGCCTATATTTCCTACACGTCGGCCGCACTGCCGCAGCGCAGTGCGATGATCGAGATTCTCAACGAGATTCGCAAATTGTTTTACCCACGGCATTACGGCGACCGTCAGCTGTTCGACTGCACGATCCGCTACTACATCGGCAATTTGATGATGTCCATCGAGGAACGGCTGCACCACCAGGTCCGGCTGGCGCTGCTGCGGGCCAACGATACGAAGCCCAATGACGCGAAGGAGGATCCGGAGGCCATCGACGAACAGGCGTCGGCCATCAGCTGCGAATTCATGAGCCGGCTGCCCAAGGTGCGCCAGATGTTGACGATGGACGTTCAGGCGGCCTACGACGGCGACCCGGCAGCCAGTGATCTGGACGAAATCGTGCTGACCTACCCGGGGATATTCACGATGATGGTGTACCGGCTGGCCCACGAGCTCTACACGATGCACGTGCCGATTCTGCCGCGGATGATGACCGAATACGCCCACAGCCGGACGGGGATCGACATTAACCCCGGCGCAGTGATCGGCAAGTATTTCTTCATGGATCACGGCACCGGCATCGTCATCGGGGAAACCACGGAAATCGGCGATTACGTCAAGCTGTACCAAGGCGTGACCCTCGGCGCGCTGTCGACCCGCGGCGGACAGCGGCTGCGCGGCAAGAAGCGCCACCCGACTATCGGCGACCGGGTCACGATTTATTCCAACGCGTCGGTGCTCGGCGGCGAGACTGTCATCGGCCACGACACGATCATCGGCGGCAACTGTTTTATCACGGAGCCGATTCCCGCGTGCTCCCGGGTTTTCATCAAAAACCCCGATCTGACCATCGAAAAGGGGCTGGATCACCGCACAGGAACGGAGATTCCCAATCCGGATGCAGAACCGGAATTGGTTGATTAA
- a CDS encoding phenylacetate--CoA ligase family protein, with translation MKYWNETFETMPQDQLRELQLVRLKQTVDRVYANVPFYRKKFQEMNVGPESIQSLDDIRRLPFTTKDDLRNNYPYGLLAEPLSQIARVHVSSGTTGKPVCDGYTHNDLSMWAECVARGLAGIGADAHSVIHDAYGYGLFTGGLGIHGGAERMGASIIPMSSGNTQRQIMLMQDFKATVLTCTPSYAEYLGETMRDEGIDTADLQLKAGVLGAEPWSENMRRNIESLLNIKAYDIYGMCEICGPGVAIECPEQDGLHFWEDFFYFEIIDPETGEVLPDGEIGELVITTLTKEGMPLIRYRTRDLTCIIPEPCKCGRTHRRIARLKGRTDDMMVIRGVNVFPSQIEHALLETGYVEPQYQLVVTREGSRDQLEIKVELKEDFNLDSINALEELKAKIEHEVHSIIGIKSKITLVEPKSLERFEGKAKRVKDLRKI, from the coding sequence TTGAAATACTGGAACGAAACATTTGAAACCATGCCTCAGGACCAGCTCCGGGAGCTGCAGCTGGTCCGGTTAAAACAAACGGTGGACCGCGTTTACGCCAACGTGCCCTTCTACCGCAAAAAATTTCAGGAAATGAACGTCGGACCGGAAAGCATCCAGTCCCTCGACGATATCCGCAGACTGCCGTTCACGACGAAGGACGACCTGCGCAACAACTACCCCTACGGTCTTCTGGCAGAGCCCTTGAGCCAGATCGCCCGGGTGCACGTCTCCTCTGGGACGACGGGCAAGCCGGTGTGCGACGGCTACACCCACAACGACTTGTCGATGTGGGCGGAATGTGTCGCCCGCGGCCTCGCCGGCATCGGCGCCGACGCCCATTCGGTGATCCACGACGCCTACGGCTACGGGCTGTTCACCGGCGGCCTCGGGATTCACGGCGGCGCCGAACGTATGGGCGCGTCGATCATTCCGATGTCCAGCGGCAACACCCAGCGCCAGATCATGCTGATGCAGGATTTTAAGGCGACAGTCTTAACCTGTACGCCGTCTTATGCCGAATACCTTGGGGAAACCATGCGCGATGAAGGGATCGACACGGCAGACCTTCAATTGAAAGCTGGGGTCCTCGGCGCAGAACCCTGGTCGGAAAACATGCGCAGAAACATCGAATCGCTGCTCAACATCAAGGCCTACGATATTTACGGCATGTGCGAAATCTGCGGGCCGGGCGTGGCCATCGAATGTCCGGAACAAGACGGACTGCATTTCTGGGAAGACTTCTTCTATTTCGAAATCATCGATCCGGAAACCGGCGAAGTGCTGCCCGACGGGGAAATAGGCGAACTGGTCATCACGACCCTCACCAAGGAAGGGATGCCCTTGATTCGCTACCGCACCCGAGATTTGACCTGTATCATTCCGGAACCGTGCAAATGCGGGCGCACCCATCGGCGTATCGCCAGACTGAAGGGCCGCACCGATGACATGATGGTCATCCGCGGCGTCAACGTCTTCCCGTCCCAAATCGAACACGCGCTGTTGGAAACCGGCTACGTCGAACCGCAGTATCAGCTGGTCGTCACCCGGGAAGGCTCGCGGGATCAGCTGGAAATCAAGGTGGAACTCAAGGAAGACTTCAACCTCGATTCCATCAACGCCCTCGAAGAGCTCAAAGCGAAGATCGAACACGAAGTGCATTCGATCATCGGCATCAAATCGAAAATCACGCTGGTCGAGCCGAAGAGCCTGGAACGTTTTGAAGGCAAGGCCAAACGGGTCAAAGACCTGCGGAAAATCTGA
- a CDS encoding aspartate-semialdehyde dehydrogenase, translating to MKKYNVAVVGATGLVGQMMCRVLEERKFPVDHFYPMASSRSAGKEIEFSGKKYVVEETTPESFDKDIDLAIFSAGAGTSRKFAPEAAKRGVIVVDNSSCWRMDPDVPLVVPEVNPEDLKWHHNIIANPNCSTIQAMLPLKAIYDQYGIERIVYSTYQAVSGAGVQGYRDLKDGVNGVPPKKFPYPIAFNILPHIDDFLENGYTKEEMKMVNETHKILHDDSIRITATTARVPVFYGHSESINVELKKPFETVKELQDCMGNFKNVILRDDPEHNIYPMPIEAEGHDEVYVGRIRRDFSIENGFNFWCVGDNIRKGAASNAIQIAESLVEQDLVHSQYQG from the coding sequence GTGAAAAAGTATAATGTTGCTGTTGTTGGGGCCACAGGCCTTGTTGGTCAGATGATGTGCCGGGTGCTTGAAGAAAGAAAATTTCCAGTGGATCACTTCTATCCAATGGCATCTTCAAGATCGGCGGGCAAGGAAATTGAATTTTCCGGCAAAAAATACGTCGTCGAAGAAACCACACCGGAATCCTTCGATAAAGACATCGATTTAGCCATTTTCTCAGCGGGCGCCGGCACCAGCCGCAAATTTGCCCCGGAAGCGGCGAAACGCGGCGTCATCGTCGTCGACAACTCCTCATGCTGGAGAATGGACCCGGATGTGCCGCTGGTCGTGCCGGAAGTCAACCCGGAAGATTTGAAATGGCACCACAATATCATCGCCAATCCGAACTGCTCGACCATTCAGGCGATGCTGCCGCTGAAAGCCATTTATGACCAGTACGGCATCGAACGCATCGTCTACTCCACCTATCAGGCCGTTTCCGGTGCGGGGGTTCAGGGCTACCGCGATTTGAAAGACGGCGTCAACGGCGTGCCGCCGAAGAAATTCCCGTACCCGATCGCCTTTAACATTCTGCCCCACATCGACGACTTCCTGGAAAATGGCTACACCAAGGAAGAAATGAAGATGGTCAACGAAACCCACAAGATCCTGCATGACGATTCGATCCGCATCACGGCGACCACAGCCCGGGTTCCGGTTTTCTACGGCCACAGCGAAAGCATCAACGTGGAACTGAAGAAGCCTTTCGAAACCGTCAAGGAACTTCAGGACTGCATGGGCAACTTCAAGAACGTCATTCTGAGAGACGATCCGGAACACAACATCTATCCGATGCCCATCGAAGCCGAAGGCCACGATGAAGTCTATGTCGGCCGGATCCGCCGTGACTTCTCTATCGAAAACGGCTTTAACTTCTGGTGTGTCGGCGACAACATCAGAAAAGGTGCGGCGTCCAACGCCATTCAGATCGCAGAATCCCTGGTTGAACAGGATCTGGTTCACTCACAGTACCAGGGCTGA
- a CDS encoding NAD-dependent protein deacylase produces the protein MASDIEKLSAILRESDNIVFFGGAGVSTASGIPDFRSAGGIYSQKLNATFTPEEMVSHSFFVNHTEEFYKFYRDKMVYPDAQPNGCHIALAKLEKMGKVKAVVTQNIDGLHQKAGSEIVFELHGSVKRNYCTKCHAFYDDNWVMAQLGVPKCEKCGAVVKPDVVLYEEALDPAQINGAVDAISKADTLIVGGTSLIVYPAAGLINYFRGKHLVEINKSATQADSMAELVIRDDIAKVMSEAVKNM, from the coding sequence ATGGCATCAGATATTGAAAAACTTTCCGCAATTTTAAGAGAAAGCGACAACATCGTGTTTTTTGGCGGCGCCGGCGTTTCAACGGCGTCAGGGATTCCGGATTTCCGCTCTGCAGGCGGGATTTACAGCCAGAAGTTAAATGCGACTTTTACGCCGGAAGAAATGGTTTCCCACAGTTTCTTTGTCAATCATACGGAAGAATTTTATAAATTTTACCGGGACAAAATGGTTTACCCGGATGCACAGCCCAACGGCTGCCACATTGCCCTGGCCAAGCTTGAAAAAATGGGGAAGGTCAAGGCCGTGGTCACCCAGAACATCGACGGGCTGCACCAGAAGGCCGGCAGCGAAATCGTCTTTGAACTCCACGGCTCGGTCAAGCGCAATTACTGCACGAAGTGCCATGCCTTTTACGACGACAACTGGGTCATGGCTCAGCTGGGCGTGCCGAAATGCGAAAAATGCGGCGCCGTCGTCAAACCCGACGTGGTGCTTTACGAAGAAGCCCTGGACCCGGCACAGATTAACGGGGCGGTGGATGCCATCAGCAAAGCGGACACCCTGATTGTCGGCGGCACATCCCTCATCGTCTATCCGGCGGCCGGCCTCATCAATTATTTCAGGGGCAAACACCTGGTGGAAATCAACAAATCGGCGACTCAGGCCGACTCCATGGCAGAACTGGTGATCCGGGACGACATTGCCAAAGTGATGTCGGAAGCCGTCAAAAACATGTAA
- the dapB gene encoding 4-hydroxy-tetrahydrodipicolinate reductase — MIKVIISGAAGVMGHIVAECAAAADDFEVVAGLDRADDFDGAFPIYGDFDKCQEAADVIIDFSHFSAFPKVLAFAEKRQMPLVVATTGLSDDDQKAIEEKSKAFPIFKSANMSLGINVMADVLKQISPILKAFDIEIVEAHHHRKIDAPSGTALLLADAVNDGLEAAGLEKKRYTYGRHGLDCKRSEDELGISAIRGGTIPGVHLALYAGDDELIEIKHTALSRKIFGNGALTAARFLVGQKNGLFDMQDVISAQ, encoded by the coding sequence ATGATTAAGGTGATTATCTCCGGCGCCGCAGGCGTCATGGGCCATATCGTCGCGGAATGCGCCGCGGCGGCTGACGATTTTGAAGTGGTCGCGGGTCTGGACCGCGCCGACGATTTTGACGGCGCTTTCCCGATTTACGGCGATTTCGACAAATGCCAGGAAGCGGCAGACGTCATCATCGACTTCTCTCACTTCTCGGCTTTCCCAAAGGTGCTCGCCTTTGCCGAAAAGCGGCAGATGCCTCTGGTGGTGGCGACCACCGGCTTAAGCGATGACGATCAGAAAGCAATAGAAGAAAAATCCAAGGCTTTCCCGATTTTCAAATCGGCGAACATGTCCCTCGGGATCAACGTCATGGCGGACGTCTTGAAGCAGATTTCTCCGATTTTGAAGGCCTTCGACATTGAAATTGTCGAAGCCCATCATCACCGCAAGATCGATGCCCCCAGCGGCACGGCGCTGCTTTTGGCCGATGCCGTCAACGACGGCCTCGAAGCAGCCGGCCTCGAAAAAAAGCGCTACACCTACGGCCGCCACGGCCTGGACTGCAAGCGGAGCGAAGACGAACTGGGCATTTCCGCCATCCGCGGCGGGACCATTCCCGGCGTGCACCTGGCCCTTTACGCAGGGGATGACGAACTCATCGAAATCAAGCACACGGCGCTGTCGCGCAAGATCTTCGGCAACGGCGCTTTGACGGCGGCCCGTTTCTTAGTCGGCCAGAAGAACGGTCTGTTCGACATGCAGGATGTCATCAGCGCGCAGTAA
- a CDS encoding L,D-transpeptidase family protein — MAKEKEKEQKEGLFEKIGSDSASQKKHAFDEEVRPEDTNEENSENTEKVFDQEPDQKAEDTDKDGESSVASDDPTEVVNARLRERSFEIAEDDENESEDSKESAAETSEEKPEAEKAEDQEAEEKAAEEEPAETPEKAPEEEKTDENEADASSDQAEEKPPETPESEDNALEEDIPAEAPESEQAGEKAEAAPEESKPAENAEEDKAEATEKEAKAEGEKAEEAVEESEKAEGEKEKAEAGVSEDAPKASGSKTNKIKWIGIIVGIIAIIYAGFAVYYHSHFLPRTTINGVAVSGKTIAQTDSALKNRADTYTVELKGRNSETEKISATALGLKYQGKSRVSALLNQQNAWSWPARLVAKDKAYSAISCDTDKLNYLISHLFQVSGSQVKEARNAQPVYKDGKIVIEDEVSGNTVDQTKLKKLILSAVKTGSKKIDLKAEDCYVQPKYSATSAKVKKAAAKMNKMLNAQITYTFGSDKVVVDKSVFGAWLTVDDNMNVQIDETQLKKYLYDLAYKTNTYYGKHTFKTTGGSTITVNGGNYGWRIDRDAEAKKLTAEIKAGKVISRDPEYSKKGKVRNSTYDDIGDSYVEVSINDQHMWVYKDGKKVVDTAVVTGDVTKGNGTTPGAYYIAYKERHATLKGEGYSTPVSYWMPFNGGQGIHDSYWRGAYGGTIYRGNGSHGCVNTPPAQVALVWDNVSQGTPVIVY, encoded by the coding sequence ATGGCAAAAGAAAAAGAAAAAGAACAAAAAGAAGGCCTGTTTGAAAAAATAGGCTCTGACAGCGCATCTCAGAAAAAACACGCTTTTGATGAAGAGGTGCGCCCGGAAGACACAAACGAAGAAAATTCTGAAAACACAGAAAAAGTTTTTGACCAAGAGCCGGATCAGAAAGCTGAAGACACAGATAAAGACGGCGAAAGCAGTGTAGCATCCGACGATCCCACAGAAGTGGTCAACGCCCGTCTCCGGGAACGCAGTTTCGAAATCGCCGAAGACGACGAAAATGAATCAGAGGATTCAAAAGAATCGGCGGCCGAAACTTCAGAAGAAAAGCCAGAAGCCGAAAAGGCTGAAGATCAGGAAGCAGAAGAAAAAGCAGCAGAAGAAGAACCGGCTGAAACGCCTGAAAAAGCGCCTGAAGAAGAAAAGACAGACGAAAACGAAGCTGATGCGTCTTCTGACCAAGCTGAAGAAAAGCCCCCTGAAACGCCAGAATCAGAAGATAATGCGTTAGAAGAAGACATCCCGGCCGAAGCGCCGGAAAGCGAACAGGCCGGAGAAAAGGCTGAAGCAGCGCCGGAAGAAAGCAAGCCCGCTGAAAACGCAGAAGAAGACAAAGCTGAAGCAACAGAAAAAGAAGCAAAAGCTGAAGGCGAAAAGGCCGAAGAAGCTGTAGAAGAATCAGAAAAGGCGGAAGGGGAAAAGGAAAAAGCCGAAGCAGGTGTTTCTGAAGATGCACCTAAAGCCAGCGGTTCGAAAACCAATAAGATCAAATGGATCGGCATCATCGTCGGGATTATTGCTATTATCTATGCAGGTTTTGCAGTTTATTATCACAGTCATTTTCTGCCCCGCACGACGATTAACGGCGTCGCCGTTTCCGGCAAAACCATTGCCCAGACCGACAGCGCCCTGAAAAACCGCGCCGACACCTACACCGTCGAATTAAAGGGACGGAATTCCGAAACCGAAAAGATTTCCGCCACGGCCCTGGGCCTGAAATATCAGGGCAAGAGCCGGGTGAGCGCGTTGCTGAATCAGCAGAACGCCTGGAGCTGGCCGGCACGCCTTGTGGCGAAAGACAAGGCCTATTCGGCGATCAGCTGCGATACAGACAAGCTGAATTATTTAATCAGCCATTTGTTCCAGGTTTCCGGCAGCCAGGTCAAGGAAGCCCGCAATGCCCAGCCGGTGTACAAAGACGGCAAAATCGTCATCGAAGACGAAGTCTCCGGCAACACCGTGGATCAGACCAAACTGAAAAAGCTGATTTTAAGTGCCGTAAAGACCGGTTCAAAGAAGATCGATCTTAAGGCCGAAGACTGCTACGTTCAGCCGAAATATTCGGCGACCTCCGCAAAAGTCAAAAAGGCCGCGGCCAAGATGAACAAGATGTTAAATGCCCAGATCACCTACACCTTCGGCAGCGACAAAGTGGTGGTGGACAAAAGCGTGTTCGGCGCGTGGCTGACCGTGGACGACAACATGAACGTCCAGATCGACGAAACCCAGCTCAAAAAATACCTGTACGATCTGGCTTACAAGACCAACACGTACTACGGCAAGCATACGTTTAAAACCACCGGCGGCTCGACCATCACGGTCAACGGCGGCAATTACGGCTGGCGCATCGACCGGGATGCCGAAGCGAAGAAGCTCACCGCCGAAATCAAGGCGGGCAAGGTGATCTCCAGAGATCCTGAATATTCCAAAAAAGGCAAGGTCCGCAACAGCACCTACGACGACATTGGCGACTCCTACGTGGAAGTGTCCATCAACGATCAGCACATGTGGGTGTACAAAGATGGCAAGAAGGTCGTCGACACGGCGGTCGTCACCGGCGACGTCACTAAGGGCAACGGCACGACGCCGGGCGCCTATTACATCGCCTACAAGGAACGACACGCGACGCTGAAGGGCGAAGGCTATTCGACACCGGTTTCCTACTGGATGCCCTTTAACGGCGGTCAGGGGATTCACGATTCCTATTGGCGCGGCGCCTACGGCGGCACGATTTACCGCGGCAACGGCTCCCACGGCTGTGTCAACACCCCGCCGGCTCAGGTCGCCCTCGTCTGGGACAACGTCTCTCAGGGGACGCCGGTCATCGTTTATTAA
- a CDS encoding ACT domain-containing protein: protein MINIEEHPVDSLSIDCESLMITLHRVPFDAYIMTRLLDDLAAADINVSVISRTAPVGDTYDVSLIVPERHLAKIRDIANELGDDFKEVGITVNKNITRLNLHGIGMRTQSGVAAKYLRVFADNDIQILMITTSEIAMSCVVKNDDVKRAVTAIQAAFGLE, encoded by the coding sequence ATGATCAATATTGAAGAACATCCAGTAGATTCGCTGTCCATCGACTGCGAAAGCCTGATGATTACCCTCCACCGGGTTCCCTTTGACGCTTATATCATGACCCGGCTTTTGGACGACCTGGCAGCTGCGGACATCAACGTCAGCGTCATTTCGAGAACGGCCCCGGTGGGCGATACCTACGATGTGTCCCTCATCGTGCCGGAACGGCATCTGGCGAAGATCCGGGACATTGCCAACGAATTGGGAGACGATTTTAAAGAAGTCGGTATCACCGTGAACAAAAACATCACCCGGCTGAATCTCCACGGCATCGGGATGCGGACCCAGTCCGGCGTCGCGGCCAAATACCTCCGGGTGTTTGCGGACAACGACATTCAGATTCTGATGATCACCACATCGGAAATCGCCATGTCCTGCGTCGTTAAAAACGACGATGTGAAGCGCGCTGTGACGGCAATTCAGGCCGCTTTTGGACTTGAATAA
- a CDS encoding shikimate dehydrogenase, translating into MNDGNTALYGVFGHPIHHSFSPAIHTAAFEAVGLNATYLAFDVTEDQLEKAVDGLVTLDAKGWNLTMPHKTKMCGLCDELSEAAAIVGAVNTVVNDHGHLTGHITDGAGFTAMLRARGFDVKGKRIVLFGAGGAARAVAVQLALDGAVSLSIFNRTLSHGARLADLISASTDCDARAFALSDEKALAEQTAEADLLVNGTKLGMAPEPDTCVIADRSLLKNKPVLADFVYNPLTTSFLKMGQDAGCLTFDGLGMLLWQGALAFKLWTGQDMPVAAVRQRVFHQ; encoded by the coding sequence ATGAACGACGGCAACACGGCGCTTTACGGCGTGTTCGGGCATCCGATTCACCACTCTTTTTCACCGGCCATTCATACGGCGGCCTTTGAGGCGGTGGGCCTCAACGCGACCTATCTGGCCTTCGACGTCACAGAAGATCAGCTGGAAAAGGCGGTCGACGGCCTGGTGACGTTGGACGCCAAGGGGTGGAACCTGACCATGCCCCACAAAACGAAAATGTGCGGCCTTTGTGATGAGCTGTCTGAGGCCGCGGCGATTGTCGGGGCCGTGAACACGGTGGTCAACGATCACGGCCATTTGACCGGGCACATCACCGACGGCGCCGGCTTTACCGCGATGCTTCGCGCCCGCGGCTTTGACGTGAAGGGCAAGCGCATTGTCCTCTTCGGCGCCGGCGGCGCGGCCCGGGCCGTCGCCGTTCAGCTGGCCCTCGACGGGGCGGTGTCGCTTTCGATTTTCAACCGTACGCTGAGTCACGGGGCGCGCTTAGCCGATTTGATCTCGGCGAGTACCGACTGCGACGCGCGCGCCTTTGCACTTTCCGACGAAAAGGCCCTGGCCGAACAGACCGCCGAGGCCGATTTGCTCGTCAACGGGACCAAGCTCGGCATGGCGCCGGAGCCGGACACCTGTGTGATAGCGGACCGGTCGCTTTTGAAAAACAAGCCGGTTCTGGCGGATTTTGTCTACAATCCGCTCACGACGTCTTTTCTTAAAATGGGGCAGGACGCTGGCTGTTTGACCTTTGACGGCCTGGGCATGCTGCTCTGGCAGGGCGCCCTGGCCTTCAAGCTCTGGACCGGGCAGGACATGCCGGTGGCGGCGGTGCGGCAGCGGGTCTTTCATCAATAA
- the dapA gene encoding 4-hydroxy-tetrahydrodipicolinate synthase — MSTLFTGSCVAMITPFNTDGSVDYDGLKANIDRHVEQGTDALLICATTGEGATLSDEEHRAMLKASAAYIDGRVPFIAGTGSNDTAYSVSLTQYAESIGADAALVINPYYNKTTQEGIYQHIKTVADNTSLPLIVYNVPSRTGSNILPATIARLAKLPNIQAVKEASGDLSQIAEIIELTQDDDFDVYSGNDDQTLPIIALGGKGVISVTANIMPKAVHEMAMACVEDRMDDARRLFRAINPVNRAMFFETNPIPVKAAMKLMGLDNGTLRLPLVPMSEGAQARMVDVLKAYGGLLDD, encoded by the coding sequence ATGTCAACATTATTTACCGGTTCATGTGTGGCGATGATCACGCCTTTTAATACCGACGGATCTGTGGATTACGACGGCCTCAAGGCCAACATTGACCGCCACGTCGAACAAGGCACCGACGCGCTTCTGATCTGTGCGACCACAGGCGAAGGGGCGACTTTAAGCGATGAAGAACACCGCGCCATGCTGAAGGCCTCTGCAGCATACATCGACGGCCGCGTGCCCTTTATCGCAGGGACAGGGAGCAACGACACGGCTTACTCCGTTTCTCTGACCCAATACGCGGAATCCATCGGCGCCGACGCGGCCCTGGTCATCAACCCGTATTACAACAAGACGACCCAGGAAGGGATCTACCAGCACATCAAGACCGTCGCAGACAACACCAGCCTGCCGTTGATCGTCTACAACGTGCCGAGCCGCACCGGCTCCAACATCCTGCCGGCGACCATCGCCCGCTTGGCCAAACTGCCGAACATTCAGGCGGTCAAAGAAGCCAGCGGCGATTTGAGCCAGATCGCGGAAATCATCGAACTGACCCAGGACGACGATTTTGACGTGTACAGCGGCAACGACGATCAGACCCTGCCGATCATTGCCCTCGGCGGAAAGGGCGTCATCTCGGTGACGGCCAATATCATGCCGAAAGCCGTCCACGAAATGGCCATGGCCTGCGTGGAAGACCGCATGGACGATGCGCGCCGCCTCTTCCGGGCCATCAATCCGGTCAATCGGGCCATGTTCTTTGAAACGAACCCCATTCCGGTCAAGGCGGCCATGAAACTCATGGGCCTCGACAACGGAACTTTGAGACTGCCGCTGGTGCCGATGTCAGAAGGCGCCCAGGCGCGGATGGTCGACGTGTTAAAAGCTTATGGAGGCCTGCTCGATGATTAA